AATACGGAATTCGATCTGGTCACCTTGGTTGAAAGTGTGGTCGAGATTCTGGCGCCGCGGGCGCACGGCAAGGGGGTCGAGGTTGCCAACTTCATCGATCCGTCGCTGCATCTGATCGTGCGCGGTGATCCTGGCCGCATACGCCAGATCCTGATGAATCTTCTTGGAAACGCCATTAAGTTCACGTCTCAAGGCGCAGTGTCGATTGAGGTGCGAGGCCGTTCCATCGACGCCCATCACGCCTGGGTGCGCTTCGAAGTGCGCGATACTGGCATCGGCATTCCGGAGGAGGCGCGCCAACGTCTGTTCACGATGTTCTCGCAAGTCGACGCATCGACGGCCAGACGTTACGGCGGCACCGGCCTTGGGCTTGCGATCAGCCGTCGCCTGACGGAAGTCATGGGGGGAGAAATCAATTTCTCATCGACGCCAGGAGAGGGCAGCACCTTCTGGTTCGAAATCCCGCTTGAGAAGGTGGGACCTTCGCCGGTCAAGCTGCCGGACCTTTCCGGCTGGAAGGGTCTGGTTATCGACGACAATTCCGTCAATTGCGAAACTATCGCCCGGCAATTGCAGGCCCAGGGCATGGACATGAATGCGGTGGAAAGCGCGCCCGCAGCCATTGGTCATCTGGAACAGATGCTGGCGGAAGGAAAACGCTACGACCTGATCGTGCTGGATGTCCAAATGCCGGGCATGAGCGGCATCGACATGGCGCGCTGGCTGCGATCGCACGCAAGGCTTGGCGCGATTCCCATCATCATCGCCTCGTCGCAGGGCAATCGGGGCGAGGTGGATGCCGAGCCGGGCTTGTCCAACGCCTTTTTGCTCAAGCCCATCCGCCAGTCGATCCTGACCTTCACCGTGGCGCGCTTGCTGGGGTTGCTGCTCGATACCGAATACGCCAATCCCAAGGCCATGGAAAAGGCCGAAGAGGAAGCCGCCACCCACGGATTGCGCATACTGGTAGCCGAGGACAATCCCGTGAATCAGCAGGTGGCGGTGGGCCTGCTCAAACGGCTGGGGCACCTAGCCGATGTCGTCGGGAATGGCCTTGAGGCTGTCAACGCCGTGCGCAACTTCAAGTATGATCTGGTGCTGATGGACGTGCAGATGCCGGAGATGGATGGGTTGGAAGCGACCGGAGCCATCCGAAAGTTGTCGGGCGGTCGTGGGAGTTTGCCCATTATCGCCATGACCGCCAACGCCATGCGGGGCGATGACGAGCGCTGCCTGGCCGCTGGCATGAACGACTATCTTTCAAAGCCCATCGACCGCAAGAAACTGTCGGATGCGATCGCCCGCTGGTCGAAGACGCAGGAGCCTCAAAGCGCTTCCGCCCAGCAATCGGACAAACAGTATGTTGACGCGCCGGTTTTCAATCAGTCCCTTCTAGGCGATCTTCTGGAGACGATCGGCGCCGAGGCGATGGGCGATCTAGTGGTGACCTTCTTGGATGATTCTAACCAAAGACTTAACGTCATTGAAGCAGACCTGTCCAATCCCAACTTGAAGATCGCCGCTGGCGAGGCGCATAGCCTGAAGGGGGCCGCGGCCAATCTTGGATTTGAGGCTTTGGCCATTCTTGCCGTGCAACTGGAGGCGGCGGCCAAGGCCAATGACGCTCCTGGCTGCAAAAGCGAAGCCGAGTCCTATCGCAAAGCCATGCAGGACCTTCCGGAACAACTGTCAAAACTGGGAATCGTGTTGCCCAAAGGTGCGCCATGAATGTGTTGATCGTCGATGACAATCCGACAAACCTTCAATTGCTGAAACTGCTGGTCGCCAAGATCGATGGGTGCCTGCCGGTGGCCGTGGCGTCGGCGCAGGAAGCCTTGGACTGGTGCGCCGCAAACGAGCCGGACCTAGTGCTGACCGACTATATGATGCCCGATATGACCGGCCTGGAACTCGTCAAGCGAATGCGAGACGACGAGCATTTGTTTGAAGTGCCCATCGTGGTTGTGACGACCGTCGATCTGAAGGAAGTTCGCCAGAAGGCCTTGGAGCTGGGGGCCAGCGACTTCATCACCAAGCCCGTCGATCCCCCGGAATTGAAGGCCAGGGTGCGCAATCTGCTGGCCCTTAGGGCCAGTCAGAAAAAGCTGAAGGACAGGGCGGCCCAGGATTTGGTGATCCGCCTGTCGCGCACGGCGGAATATCGCGATCCGGAAACGGGAAGCCATATCGAGCGGATGGCTCGTTTTGCGCGGCTGATCGCGGCCAGACTGGAATTCAGCGAGGACGAGCAAGAGCGCATTCTGCTGGCGGCGCCCATGCACGACATCGGCAAGATCGGCATTCCAGACCATATCTTGTTGAAACCGGGAAAGCTGTCTAGCGACGAATTCGCCATCATGAAGCAGCATCCAAAACTGGGTTACGAAATTCTGAAGGGCAGCCTTTCCCCTTTGGTGCAGGTGGCGGCGGAAATCGCCTTGGCCCACCATGAGAAGATCGATGGCACGGGCTATCCCAACGGGTTGGCGGGCGACGCCATTCCGATCAGTGCGCGCATCGTGGCGGTGGCGGATGTTTTTGACGCCCTCACGTCGCGCCGCCCCTACAAGGAACCCTGGTCCTTCGAACGCGCCCGCGATCTTATGATGGGCGAGCGGGGCCGACATTTCGACCCGCGATGCGTTGATCTGTTTTTTGCCGATGTTGACGCCATTGAGGCAATCCGCCGGGAATTCGCAGAGGAGCCGGTGGGCGAGCAATCGCTTGCATCGCTTCTCGGTTAGGAAGATATTTAATCTCAACTAAACAAGGACGGACCAACCCGACCGGGAGGCGACCATGTCTTGCTCGAACTGCCGCTATTGGGGAAGCGCCCCCCTGCATGCCGGGCAGGATTTCCAGGAATCGCACAACGGAACGCGGATGTGGGCCATGTGCCGCGTCCATGCGCCGGTGGTGACCGACACTGACCGTCGGCGCATCTGGCCGATCACCCGCTATGACGACTGGTGCGGCGAATTCGCCCTCAGAGCCGAGGAAGAAAACGGGTAGCGCCTCGGGTTTCTCAGCCTACGAAATTGAAATTTGGTATCCCCTTGCCGATTTTGTCCAAATGTGATACAGAACACATAAGATCATAAAAAATATATGTATCACGAAACGCTGGCCAGGACGCCAGGGCCAGGAAGCCAAGGAAGGAACCGTCATGCCCACCACCACCGCCCAGGCCCGCAAGATGGGGCAAGACGTGCGCACGGTCTCCACCTATTGCTACAATTGCGTGGCCGGTCCCGATCCTTTGAACGTGACCGTGGTCGATGGCGTGGCGACGGAAATCACCCCCAATTTCCAGATGGGGGCCATTCACCCGGCGGGCGGCAAGCCCTGCGTGAAGGCCTATGGGTTGGTGCAGAAAACCTATAATCCGCACCGCATCAAGCAGCCCATGAAGCGCACCAATCCCAAGAAGGGCATCGGCGAAGATCCCGGCTTCGTGCCCATTTCGTGGGAAGAGGCGCTGGACACGGTGGCGGCGCGTTTGAACGAGATGAAGGCCAAGGGCAAGGTTGACGCCACGGGCATGCCGCGTCTGGCCGCCAGCTTCGGCCATGGCGGCACGCCGGGATTCTATATGGGCAGCTTCAACGCTTTTCTGGGCGCCTGGGGATCGGTCGATTTCAGTTTCGGCTCGGGCCAGGGCGTCAAATGCGTGCATTCCGAACATCTGTATGGCGAGTTGTGGCATCGCGCCTTTACCGTGGCCGCCGATACGCCGCGCGTGCGCTACATCATTTCCTGCGGCACCAATGTCGAAGTGTCGGGCGGGTCTTGCGCCGTCAGCCGTCAGGCCGACGCCAGAGTGCGCGGCGCCAAGAAGGTGCAGGTGGAACCGCATCTGTCGGTCACCGGCGCTTGCGCCGCCGAATGGGTGCCCATCAAGCCCAAGACCGACCCGGCCTTTTTGTTCGCCCTGATCCATGTGATGCTGCATGAAGAGACGCGCGCCAGGCTGGATATCGACTTTCTGACCAACCGCACCAGTTCGCCCTATCTGGTCGGTCCCAATGGCTGGTATCTGCGCGATCCCGACAGCGGCAAGCCCCTGATGTGGGACATGGCCAGCAACAGCGCCAAGCCCTATGACGCGCCCGGCGTCAAGCCCGCGCTGGAAGGCCGTTTCACGGTGGCCAAGGCCATTGAGATCGGCGCCGACGACGAACGCCAGAGCTTCACGCAAGTCGAAGGCGTGACTGCCTTCACCATGCTGGCCGAGCATATGAAAGCCTTCTCGCCCGAATGGGCCGAAAAGGTCTGCGACGTGCCCGCCGCCAACATGCGCCGCATCGCGGGCGAATATCTGGACAATGCCTGCATCGGCGAAACGGTCGAGATCGACGGCGTCAAAGTGCCTTATCGTCCGGTCGCCGTCACGCTGGGCAAGACGGTCAATAATGGCTGGGGCGCTTACGAGTGCTGCTGGGCCAGGACCATGCTGGCCGTGCTGGTGGGGGCCTTGGAAGTGCCCGGCGGCACGCTGGGCACCACGGTGCGTTTGCACCGCAATCATGACAACCGCCTTAAAAGCGTCAAGCCCGGCCCCGACGGTTTCATGGATTACGCCTTCAATAGCACCGCGAAGGAGGATTGGAAGCCTTCGCCCACCGGGCGCAACGCGCACAAGCCCTTGGTGCCGCTGGTCGGCGATTTTCCTTGGAGCCAGGCGCTGGGTCCCACCCATTTCGCCTGGATGTTCATGGAGGAGACGCCCGACAATTGGCCGCGCACCGACATGCCCGACCTGTGGTTCGTCTATCGCTGCAATGCCGCCATTTCATTTTGGGATACGCGCCATCTGTCGGCGACCATGGCCAAGCTGCCCTATGTCGTCGCCTTCGCCTATACGGTCGATGAAACGAACTGGATGGCCGACATTCTGATGCCCGAGGCGACCGATCTGGAAGGTACCCAGTTGATCCGCTTTGGCGGCTCGAAATTCGTCGAACAATATTGGAAGCATCAGGGCTATATTTTGCGCCAGCCCGCCGTGCCGCCGCAGAACGGGTCGAAGGACTTTACTTGGATCGCCACCGAACTGGCCAAGCGAACCGGCATGCTGGCCGAATACCATTCCGCCATCAATCGCGGCCTGCTGGGCGCGCCCTTGAAGGGCGAGGGATTCGATTTCACCTTGCAAGGCGATCAGCCGCACGAGGTGGACGACATCTGGAACCGCGTGTGCAAGGCGGCCAGCTCGGGTCTTGACGGCGAGGCTCGCGACCTTGACTGGTTCAAGGAAAACGGTTTTGTGGCCGCACCCTTCGCCGAGTTGGACTGGTATCTGCTGCCGACGCTGGAAAAGATGGGGCTGCGTTTCGAACTTCCCTATCAGGAGCGCTTGAAGCGCGTGGGCGAGCAGTTGAAGCGCCGCCTGCACGAGAATGACATTCATTGGTGGGAAGAGCAGCTTGAGGAATATCAGGCCCTGCCGACT
The Alphaproteobacteria bacterium genome window above contains:
- a CDS encoding molybdopterin-dependent oxidoreductase, with product MGQDVRTVSTYCYNCVAGPDPLNVTVVDGVATEITPNFQMGAIHPAGGKPCVKAYGLVQKTYNPHRIKQPMKRTNPKKGIGEDPGFVPISWEEALDTVAARLNEMKAKGKVDATGMPRLAASFGHGGTPGFYMGSFNAFLGAWGSVDFSFGSGQGVKCVHSEHLYGELWHRAFTVAADTPRVRYIISCGTNVEVSGGSCAVSRQADARVRGAKKVQVEPHLSVTGACAAEWVPIKPKTDPAFLFALIHVMLHEETRARLDIDFLTNRTSSPYLVGPNGWYLRDPDSGKPLMWDMASNSAKPYDAPGVKPALEGRFTVAKAIEIGADDERQSFTQVEGVTAFTMLAEHMKAFSPEWAEKVCDVPAANMRRIAGEYLDNACIGETVEIDGVKVPYRPVAVTLGKTVNNGWGAYECCWARTMLAVLVGALEVPGGTLGTTVRLHRNHDNRLKSVKPGPDGFMDYAFNSTAKEDWKPSPTGRNAHKPLVPLVGDFPWSQALGPTHFAWMFMEETPDNWPRTDMPDLWFVYRCNAAISFWDTRHLSATMAKLPYVVAFAYTVDETNWMADILMPEATDLEGTQLIRFGGSKFVEQYWKHQGYILRQPAVPPQNGSKDFTWIATELAKRTGMLAEYHSAINRGLLGAPLKGEGFDFTLQGDQPHEVDDIWNRVCKAASSGLDGEARDLDWFKENGFVAAPFAELDWYLLPTLEKMGLRFELPYQERLKRVGEQLKRRLHENDIHWWEEQLEEYQALPTWHDHPGRWEKELVRRGANPDDYPFWLLTTKSMQYHTGANVSIQLMHEVAKNLRGFGGVIMNAATADKLGIAEGDIVELSSVDGVTKGAAMPVQGIRPDVMVTVGQFDHWATPYAKDMNAPSINTVAPMSLALTDATGSGADVCRIAIRKV
- a CDS encoding response regulator; the protein is MNVLIVDDNPTNLQLLKLLVAKIDGCLPVAVASAQEALDWCAANEPDLVLTDYMMPDMTGLELVKRMRDDEHLFEVPIVVVTTVDLKEVRQKALELGASDFITKPVDPPELKARVRNLLALRASQKKLKDRAAQDLVIRLSRTAEYRDPETGSHIERMARFARLIAARLEFSEDEQERILLAAPMHDIGKIGIPDHILLKPGKLSSDEFAIMKQHPKLGYEILKGSLSPLVQVAAEIALAHHEKIDGTGYPNGLAGDAIPISARIVAVADVFDALTSRRPYKEPWSFERARDLMMGERGRHFDPRCVDLFFADVDAIEAIRREFAEEPVGEQSLASLLG
- a CDS encoding PAS domain S-box protein — translated: MHKLLTRQVERLRKQSPNRGPDQDDLLAVVSQTYETYDRERSLGERASRLMEDELQDANRRSKEQAEAHLKAILETVGDGVVISDLRGIVIDVNKSIETMFGYERDELVGQPMTVLMAPKDASKHDHYVEHYKETGQRRVIGRGREEMARRKNGELFPIDLAVGDLRPAGVAQFVGIIRDITDRKKVEREVRESEMRFKDFAEASSDWFWETDAQHRFTNFIGNFEKDGAFKPDESLGRTRFEKMAADNDPALVSQHRKDLEARRAFRDFVYRFVQSDGLVRTLRVNGKPVFASDGAFQGYRGTATDITDELAASRQLKTLEDRLVTAISSIADGFVLYDAEDRLVICNDRYRELFPLISDLARPGVLFPELIGAAIERGQYDLGDQSGQDMLAARVERHLNPWSEPLLQPLAGGRWVRSIERRTPDGGVVGVHADVTEELEVERKLREAKDAAEAGDRAKSEFLATMSHEIRTPMNGVIGMTGLLLDTSLDEEQRHFAVTIRESSEALLTVINDILDFSKMEADRLELENTEFDLVTLVESVVEILAPRAHGKGVEVANFIDPSLHLIVRGDPGRIRQILMNLLGNAIKFTSQGAVSIEVRGRSIDAHHAWVRFEVRDTGIGIPEEARQRLFTMFSQVDASTARRYGGTGLGLAISRRLTEVMGGEINFSSTPGEGSTFWFEIPLEKVGPSPVKLPDLSGWKGLVIDDNSVNCETIARQLQAQGMDMNAVESAPAAIGHLEQMLAEGKRYDLIVLDVQMPGMSGIDMARWLRSHARLGAIPIIIASSQGNRGEVDAEPGLSNAFLLKPIRQSILTFTVARLLGLLLDTEYANPKAMEKAEEEAATHGLRILVAEDNPVNQQVAVGLLKRLGHLADVVGNGLEAVNAVRNFKYDLVLMDVQMPEMDGLEATGAIRKLSGGRGSLPIIAMTANAMRGDDERCLAAGMNDYLSKPIDRKKLSDAIARWSKTQEPQSASAQQSDKQYVDAPVFNQSLLGDLLETIGAEAMGDLVVTFLDDSNQRLNVIEADLSNPNLKIAAGEAHSLKGAAANLGFEALAILAVQLEAAAKANDAPGCKSEAESYRKAMQDLPEQLSKLGIVLPKGAP